A window from Exiguobacterium marinum DSM 16307 encodes these proteins:
- a CDS encoding heparinase II/III family protein — MEHSIARLVAQFGGSLAARGSHVWDVVISAGTMLYQWKGRRVVPDMRLETTGTGRLIRPYGEYHVVRLNGKQSLVMSSDAMLAMRRPLTKARLSDRMDRLLVHQYIQDKRPIASYRYERLTDDQAVRFADGVLQGRWYIPAAPDALRVADVDAFDWDQMVPRVDNNSFRLQLHYLTTVHQLTRAFEVTGETAYVEHAARIVDSWHARHPVFAVNRKREAYHEHGTAIRVFHLLGFFEAYRCARIERDPSMTEKLLKMLYDHAVLLATPTFYRPRHNHGMFQDMALFAIASCFPEFDRSPEWERVARARLDAQIDTSLAADGTHLEHSPGYHVYVYHMLSRFVDWANVNGFPLSDQFDVIDAMPERLVHLIKPNRTLPMVGDTGGQIRGRHLIPRVDSYPSLDYALSGGQEGVCPSERMVNLGSNYAVMREYWTHLKRPFSDATHLLMTAGYHGAAHKHADDLSLELYGLGRDFIVEMGRYGYADCEERSEAMRVTSHNTVHRLGDELDLSVERIGESGIVSVEPIGKQVVATGVSRLIGKGALHTRKVVYDQARTLIVFDRITSPEPDLFVQRFHVAPGLDLVEGSTESQNVRFMDTSNRAMQIVQLMTGDESYMTIEESHVSARDFEWVSRPQVVSIECGTDVRFLTLIRLDRTNSRIVQTQVEETGDRYIVSYWLESGTKHVIRIPY, encoded by the coding sequence TGGCGGCTCGCTCGCGGCACGGGGAAGCCACGTATGGGACGTCGTCATCTCGGCGGGGACGATGCTGTATCAATGGAAAGGAAGACGGGTCGTCCCGGATATGCGACTCGAGACGACCGGGACCGGACGACTTATCCGTCCGTATGGGGAGTATCATGTCGTGCGTTTGAACGGGAAACAGTCGCTCGTCATGTCGTCCGATGCGATGCTCGCCATGAGGCGCCCGCTCACGAAGGCGAGACTGTCCGACCGGATGGACCGCCTGCTCGTGCATCAGTACATACAGGACAAACGTCCGATCGCCTCGTATCGATATGAACGGCTGACGGACGATCAGGCCGTTCGTTTTGCGGACGGTGTCTTACAAGGACGTTGGTACATCCCGGCAGCACCCGATGCGTTACGTGTCGCGGACGTCGATGCGTTCGATTGGGATCAGATGGTACCGCGGGTGGACAACAACTCCTTCCGTCTCCAGCTCCATTATTTGACGACCGTCCATCAGCTGACTCGTGCCTTCGAGGTGACGGGAGAGACGGCTTATGTGGAACACGCCGCCCGCATCGTCGATAGCTGGCACGCGCGCCATCCAGTTTTTGCGGTCAACCGGAAGCGTGAGGCATACCATGAGCACGGCACGGCGATCCGCGTGTTCCATCTGCTCGGGTTCTTTGAGGCGTACCGCTGTGCACGGATCGAGCGCGACCCATCGATGACAGAGAAGCTGTTGAAGATGTTGTACGACCATGCCGTCCTGTTGGCGACGCCGACGTTTTATCGGCCGCGTCATAATCACGGGATGTTCCAGGATATGGCGCTCTTTGCCATCGCCTCCTGTTTCCCGGAGTTCGACCGGAGCCCGGAATGGGAACGGGTCGCCCGCGCGCGTCTCGATGCCCAGATTGACACGAGTCTCGCCGCAGACGGGACCCACCTCGAACATTCGCCGGGCTATCACGTATACGTCTATCATATGTTGAGCCGCTTCGTCGACTGGGCGAACGTGAACGGCTTCCCGTTGTCCGACCAGTTTGACGTCATCGACGCGATGCCGGAACGCCTCGTCCATCTGATCAAACCGAACCGGACGCTGCCGATGGTCGGGGATACGGGCGGACAGATTCGGGGACGGCATCTGATTCCGCGTGTCGACTCGTATCCGTCACTCGACTATGCGTTGAGCGGGGGACAGGAAGGGGTTTGTCCGTCTGAACGGATGGTGAACCTCGGCTCGAACTATGCCGTCATGCGTGAATATTGGACCCATTTAAAGCGTCCCTTCAGTGATGCGACACATCTCTTGATGACGGCGGGCTATCACGGCGCAGCCCACAAGCATGCGGACGATCTGAGTCTCGAGCTGTATGGGCTCGGTCGCGACTTCATCGTCGAGATGGGGCGATATGGGTACGCGGACTGCGAGGAACGGTCGGAGGCGATGCGCGTCACGTCACACAACACGGTGCATCGTCTCGGGGACGAGCTCGACTTGTCGGTCGAGCGGATCGGGGAGAGCGGTATCGTATCCGTCGAACCGATCGGGAAGCAAGTGGTGGCGACAGGGGTGAGCCGTCTCATCGGAAAAGGTGCCCTCCACACTCGGAAGGTCGTCTACGATCAGGCGCGGACGCTCATCGTCTTCGACCGCATCACGTCACCAGAACCGGACCTGTTCGTTCAGCGCTTCCATGTGGCACCGGGTCTCGACCTCGTCGAAGGATCAACGGAGTCCCAGAACGTCCGGTTCATGGACACGTCGAATCGTGCGATGCAGATCGTCCAACTCATGACGGGGGACGAATCGTACATGACCATCGAAGAAAGTCACGTGTCGGCTCGCGATTTCGAATGGGTGAGCCGTCCACAGGTCGTATCCATCGAATGTGGGACGGACGTCCGCTTCTTGACGCTCATCCGCCTCGACCGGACGAATTCACGCATCGTCCAGACGCAAGTGGAAGAAACAGGGGATAGGTACATCGTCTCATATTGGCTTGAGAGCGGGACAAAGCACGTCATCCGGATCCCGTATTGA
- a CDS encoding bifunctional metallophosphatase/5'-nucleotidase → MAKKSSRKLYTALAVAAVSTASLTPAAVTEAAPKVPVAKAKSAYVYKGDLDAALDATYKGARVHWYKSSVDLEKLGTFQTARGIVLGKGMYIEKRVRVLDHPIEILPPSEPLVFKQGKPALGILKQDVRFASGTYEKPVRWSGISTDEVGEFVATATYKNRGKTITLEVPYTVEGYKLSIMHTNDTHAALKYAPNRATAIKQVRAEKPDSLLIDAGDVFSGSLYFNEFKGQADLKLMNYMKYDLMVPGNHEFDLGTEDGHKELADFVRYANFPFVSSNVDYSKDQYMKNLYRDETTHKAYNGRLYEGVIKVVDGEKVGFFGLTTEETASIASPGPIEFQSYIAEAQKAVDAFEEMGVDQIIAVSHLGYNDNPAFDNDLLLAENVDGIDVIVGGHTHTRLKEPVLITEGKAEPTVIVQADQYSQFLGTVDIEFDKDGKVIKHAGSLIDVRDLQPDPYAVSLLAPFKEVVDAISEDPIGVSLTAPLENPRDEGTVTAPSVRKNETALGNLITDGMFTKAKEYDADVIGAVQNGGGIRAAIDAGPVTTGEVLTTLPFGNTLAIMDLKGSELKAAFERSVGIYPIENGGFLHVSGFKVLFDSSKPAGERIVSLQYNNGTDFVDVEDATSYKVATNFFTAQGGDNYVEFETAFKDGRVNDLGLIDWENFRDHLISLGEEVTPAVEGRIVDVNAAE, encoded by the coding sequence ATGGCAAAGAAATCATCACGTAAATTGTATACAGCGCTTGCCGTAGCAGCTGTATCGACGGCGTCACTCACACCGGCTGCTGTCACAGAAGCTGCACCGAAAGTACCGGTCGCGAAAGCGAAATCGGCGTACGTATACAAAGGGGATTTAGATGCGGCACTCGACGCTACATACAAAGGGGCACGAGTTCACTGGTACAAATCAAGTGTCGACCTTGAAAAACTTGGAACGTTCCAAACCGCACGTGGGATTGTCCTCGGTAAAGGGATGTATATCGAGAAGCGTGTTCGCGTCCTCGACCATCCGATTGAAATTCTCCCACCGTCTGAGCCGCTCGTGTTCAAACAAGGGAAACCAGCGCTCGGTATCTTGAAACAAGACGTACGATTCGCGAGCGGTACTTACGAAAAACCGGTTCGTTGGAGCGGCATCAGCACAGATGAAGTCGGCGAATTCGTCGCGACGGCTACATACAAAAACCGTGGAAAAACAATCACACTCGAAGTCCCGTATACAGTAGAAGGATACAAGCTCTCGATCATGCACACGAACGATACGCACGCGGCGCTCAAATACGCACCGAACCGTGCGACGGCGATCAAGCAAGTTCGTGCCGAGAAGCCGGATAGCCTCTTGATCGACGCAGGGGACGTCTTCTCAGGATCGCTCTACTTCAACGAGTTCAAAGGTCAAGCCGACCTCAAGCTCATGAACTACATGAAATACGACTTGATGGTACCAGGTAACCATGAATTCGACCTCGGTACGGAAGACGGACATAAAGAACTTGCTGACTTCGTCCGCTATGCGAACTTCCCGTTCGTCAGCTCGAACGTGGACTATTCAAAAGACCAGTACATGAAGAACCTCTACCGCGACGAAACGACACACAAAGCGTACAATGGTCGCTTATATGAAGGTGTCATCAAAGTCGTCGACGGGGAGAAGGTCGGATTCTTCGGTTTGACGACGGAAGAAACGGCGTCAATCGCAAGTCCGGGACCGATCGAGTTCCAAAGTTACATCGCTGAAGCGCAAAAAGCGGTCGACGCATTCGAAGAGATGGGTGTCGACCAAATCATCGCCGTATCACACCTTGGGTATAATGATAACCCAGCGTTTGACAACGACTTGTTGCTTGCTGAAAACGTGGACGGCATCGACGTCATCGTCGGTGGTCACACGCATACTCGTTTGAAAGAGCCGGTCCTCATCACAGAAGGTAAGGCTGAGCCGACAGTCATCGTCCAAGCGGATCAATATAGCCAGTTCCTTGGTACAGTGGACATCGAGTTCGATAAAGACGGAAAAGTCATCAAGCATGCAGGAAGCTTGATTGACGTTCGTGACCTTCAACCAGATCCATATGCGGTCTCACTTCTCGCACCATTCAAAGAAGTCGTGGATGCAATCAGTGAAGACCCGATCGGTGTGTCACTCACAGCACCACTCGAAAACCCGCGTGATGAAGGTACTGTGACTGCTCCAAGTGTACGCAAAAACGAAACGGCACTTGGTAACTTGATCACAGACGGCATGTTCACAAAAGCGAAAGAGTATGATGCAGACGTGATTGGTGCCGTTCAAAACGGTGGTGGAATTCGTGCGGCAATCGATGCGGGTCCTGTCACGACAGGTGAAGTGTTGACGACACTTCCATTCGGAAACACGCTTGCCATCATGGACTTGAAAGGTAGCGAGTTGAAAGCGGCGTTTGAGCGCAGTGTTGGCATTTATCCAATCGAGAACGGTGGATTCCTTCACGTGTCTGGATTCAAAGTATTGTTCGACAGCTCAAAACCGGCTGGCGAGCGCATCGTTAGCTTGCAGTACAACAACGGCACAGATTTCGTCGATGTCGAAGATGCGACGAGCTACAAAGTGGCGACAAACTTCTTCACAGCGCAAGGTGGAGACAACTATGTTGAGTTTGAAACGGCATTCAAAGACGGCCGTGTCAACGACCTCGGTCTCATCGACTGGGAGAACTTCCGCGATCACTTGATCAGCCTCGGTGAAGAAGTCACACCGGCTGTTGAAGGACGAATCGTTGACGTCAACGCAGCAGAGTAA